Genomic segment of Cryptococcus neoformans var. neoformans JEC21 chromosome 5 sequence:
ACACCGGCGGAGGCCGAAAGACCAACAACTGCTGCTGGCACCGGCGTTACCCGATAGCCATGACTTCTTTCTAAAAATAAGTAAGAAACACTGGAAAAGGGGATGATGTCTATGTGAGCACGCCGTCCGATGTAAAATGTGTCAGATCAATTCCCTTCAGATGGATAACAATGGCGGATATAGTATCAATCTAGGTTTGTCCATACACTTTTGTTCGCTAGTTACAATCCCGTTCCTTTTACTCTTGCAATCTCCTAAAAGTCTCGCCAATCTCATTGTACAAGGCGTCGAATTTAGCCTGAatttcctcctcgctcTGTGTGTTGGGAGATTCAAACTTCATTTGTGAGAGTTTGAACATGATGTCCGAAGTAGCATCGCGAACCTATAGCCCAAATGATGATTAGTGAATCTTATCGTTATCTCATCGGTTTTACCCGTTTTACTCACCTGGGCAAAAGTCATATCGTTAGCCTCGATGGCACGTTGAGACCCGTCGTAAAAGGCCACAAAGTTCTTGAGCATCCCAGAGGTCTTGTAGAAAGGACAATATCGATCGTATTCAGAGATACCGTTCTGCTGAAGGAAGTCATCCTGTACGTTCGTGTTAGCCAGTTCTCGTGATCGTTTCGTTTTGCTGAAAAGATTTTACCTTGAGCATTCTGGCCACTTCTAGAGTAATCTTATCGCTCTCTCCCAAAGCACTCTTTCCGACTAGCTGTACAATCTCCGCCAAATCTTGCTCCTTTTGTAAAATCTCCTTGACCTTGGTCCTAAGATCGATGAAACCTGGGTTGTTCTTCTCGTAATGAGGGTCGAGGATCTTGAGGTATTTAGAATAGGAAAGGTTCCAGTCGACGGATGGGAAATGTTTCCTTTGAGCAAGAGACTTGGAAAGACCCCAGAACACCTGCACGATACCGAGGGTGGCACTAGTGACGGGGTCGGAGAAGTCACCACCAGGGGGCGATACAGCTCCGACAATGGAGACTGTGCCGTTTCTGGAAGGGCTACCCAAACAAGAAACCTTGCCCGCTCGCTCGTAGAAACCAGCGAGCTTGGCACCAAGGTACGCAGGGTAACCAGAGTCGGCGGGCATTTCAGCAAGACGACCAGAGATCTCTCGAAGAGCTTCAGCCCATCGAGAAGTGGAGTCGGCCATCATGGCAACGTTGTTGCCCTGGTCACGGAAGTATTCGGAAAGGGTGATACCGGTGTAGATGGAGGCTTCTCGCGCAGCGACAGGCATGTTGGAGGTGTTGGCGACAAGGGTGGTACGCTTCATGATAGGTTCTTCTCGACCGGCACGCTCAAGGGTGAGTTCAGGGAACTAGGTATAGTTAGTACAATCACGGAATGGGAAAAACGCATGAATGCTCACATCGGCCAAAACCTCGGCCATTTCTAAAATACTCGTTAGTTTTGAGCCTGTGGAAACGGACGTGTTTCATGCTTACCGTTACCGCGTTCACCGCAACCAACATAAACAATGATATCAGAGTTGGAGAACTTGGACAACGCCTGACTCTGAAAAAGGGGTGAGCAACCTTGATCTTTAGAATTGACAGTTTCCCAATATACTTACGATAACTGTCTTACCACTTGAGAATGCGTCAGCACTAGCTATTTGCCCATCCATTACTGAACAAAACGTACCAGCCGAAAGCACCAGGGATAGCAGTTGTACCACCCTGAACACAGGGGAAAAGAGCATCTAAGACTCGCTGACCAGTAAACAACGGGTAGGTAGCAGTCTGCTTTTCAGCTACTGGTCGAGGGGCTCGTACGGGCCAAAGCTGCATCATCGTGTGTTGAGTAGTCTTGCCCTGGAACTCGGTTTCAAGCACGACATCCTATAGATCATTCAGCCACAGGGTCATGATAGTATgcaaaaaaataaaataaacTCACCTCCACAGTGTAGCTACCCTTCTCGGCGATCCTGGTGATAGTACCCATAGCCCTAGGCGGTAACATGATCCTGTGGTTATCCACCAAAGAGTTTTCGTAGACGCTACCGAAGATATCACCGCCAGCAATGTGGTCTCCGACATTGAGGTTAGCAGGGTTAAAGTCCCATTTAATCTCTCGGCTGAGGGATTCGGTGTTGATACCACCTGTACCAGATGTCAGGACGGGACCGAGATTATTTGAATTGTCAAACTCACGAGGGATATAGATACTTTGAGATTTCTCCTGAATAGCCTTGAGAGGTCGCTGGATACCGCTGTATGACCATCAGCTAATTGCAAGATAGCAGACTATAAAGAGGATACTGACTCGTAGATATTGGTCATGAGACCGGGGCCAAGTTCAACAGACAACGGCTTCCCCGTCCTCAACACAGGGTCGCCAACAGTCACACCAGAAGTCTCCTCGTATACTTGAATGGTCGCACGATCGGCCTCAATTCGGATGACCTCTACGATTGGACTTTAACAAACATTCACTGGGACGTCTCAGTAAAATGAGTCATCGCTCACCTCCGACAAGCTCGTCGTGACCGACTCGGACTAGTTCATACATCGCGCAACCTCGCATGTTCTCACCAATAACGACTGGACCTGAGACCCTGTTTTACATGTCAGCTCAGGAGACGATAGGAGACTGGGCGAAAGTTGGGACGTACGAGAAGACGGAACCGAACATAGTCTCACGTTCCTCATCACGGATCTAGACAAAGGAAGGGGTCAGTACAGTAGGAAGCGATTGAGAATAATAGCAAAGGGCCGAGTGGTAGGCGGAGTGGTCATGGCGGGAGCGGGAGGGTGAATGGGGCTATGGCGTACCTTGGGGAGATCGCGCTTTGCTCGTTCCATTGCGCCTGCCTGTGATGGATTGATAACGGTGAGCGAGGCACGCGGCTGGGGATGGGAGCTTACCATGGTGTATGGAGTGTTCTAAGAGGGTTATGCGTTACAGTAGGGGTGCTAATAAGCTGGGCGGGCGGACGGTGCTCGAAGAAGGGAGGCAGCGAGTGGGAGACAGTCTTGCAGAGCAGCGGccaccatcatcgtcaCGACGgacgctgctgctgctgaatgAGGAGCGGCAGCCACGTGCGGAATCACACGTCATTCTCTGTTGATGCTTGAttgccaccaccaccaccatcatcatcatcgaccATGTACCACTAGTTGACTCTATACAGCGTCCACGTGCCATGCGCCCCAGAAACATACCCATACACGCCATACCCCCCTCCCTCACACGCCCCGCCACCCATCTCCGCCTCCGTCCTTCCTACCATTCTCTTCCGCGAGCCACGCCCATAACGCTCCTTCCGCCGCGTTTCATATCACGGCCGATCACCATACAAGCACCGGGCCCAATACCCGATCCAGACAGACGCGATGCCCAAAACGAGCCTCCCATAATAACGCAGCCGCCCGTAGCTTCCGGCTCGGGCATCCACGGTGATCCCACCTCTTCAAATATAACTACCGCCACTTCGCTGCCCGCCCCACCGGAAAGCCTCAACTTTACACCGCGCTATTTGCAACATCCTTTTGACACTCATGCCTTTGTGAGCTATCTAGAAAAAAATGGGTTGGACAGGGAAACCTCGAGAGCATTGATGGAGAGCGTCAAGGATATGATCAtaaagagggggaagagaacaaaagaTACCATGGTaggcaaagaagaggcagagaaTGTGGGTGGCTGCTGTTTCCAGCATAGCAGAAATACGCATGGGGCTTACTCTTATCCAGACCGCATATTTGTTCAACGCAGCTTTATCTGAGCTCCGAACGGAACTCAGTGTTCAAACACGGAACGACGGTCTGGCTCTGAAGTCCATGGCCGTGGCTATCAGACGGGAAGTAGAGCAATTGGAgcaaaagatgaaggaagataTACAGACTCTCAAGCACGAGTATGTTACCGTCTTATTTTTCCGTTTTCTTTTGCTCATAAAGGGGGGACAGTATCGAGATGGACATGAACAATCGTAAAGCTGAGACGAGGACAGAAATCAAAGGCTTTGATA
This window contains:
- a CDS encoding mitochondrion protein, putative; this translates as MRPRNIPIHAIPPSLTRPATHLRLRPSYHSLPRATPITLLPPRFISRPITIQAPGPIPDPDRRDAQNEPPIITQPPVASGSGIHGDPTSSNITTATSLPAPPESLNFTPRYLQHPFDTHAFVSYLEKNGLDRETSRALMESVKDMIIKRGKRTKDTMVGKEEAENTAYLFNAALSELRTELSVQTRNDGLALKSMAVAIRREVEQLEQKMKEDIQTLKHDIEMDMNNRKAETRTEIKGFDINIEEINNKFTISLGDLRTEIESVKWDATRRAISVIILVVVVTIGSVTFFTADPAPNAKVQPEVKPPTSTMKDMSVGTEDDFIEDVGTYTEQRLEKLLQEQGMDIEKLKKKKEGKKGKEDLFIDRI
- a CDS encoding endodeoxyribonuclease, putative; this translates as MAGAMERAKRDLPKIRDEERETMFGSVFSVSGPVVIGENMRGCAMYELVRVGHDELVGEVIRIEADRATIQVYEETSGVTVGDPVLRTGKPLSVELGPGLMTNIYDGIQRPLKAIQEKSQSIYIPRGINTESLSREIKWDFNPANLNVGDHIAGGDIFGSVYENSLVDNHRIMLPPRAMGTITRIAEKGSYTVEDVVLETEFQGKTTQHTMMQLWPVRAPRPVAEKQTATYPLFTGQRVLDALFPCVQGGTTAIPGAFGCGKTVISQALSKFSNSDIIVYVGCGERGNEMAEVLADFPELTLERAGREEPIMKRTTLVANTSNMPVAAREASIYTGITLSEYFRDQGNNVAMMADSTSRWAEALREISGRLAEMPADSGYPAYLGAKLAGFYERAGKVSCLGSPSRNGTVSIVGAVSPPGGDFSDPVTSATLGIVQVFWGLSKSLAQRKHFPSVDWNLSYSKYLKILDPHYEKNNPGFIDLRTKVKEILQKEQDLAEIVQLVGKSALGESDKITLEVARMLKDDFLQQNGISEYDRYCPFYKTSGMLKNFVAFYDGSQRAIEANDMTFAQVRDATSDIMFKLSQMKFESPNTQSEEEIQAKFDALYNEIGETFRRLQE